The Montipora capricornis isolate CH-2021 chromosome 3, ASM3666992v2, whole genome shotgun sequence genome includes the window ctccatgtatgtcaatgtgaccagtatgtgaccatatcgcgggctcaagtttaagatcatcgaggtcagctgttttttttaaggtgaccgctgaccaggtactgggattcgattggatcgcaggctgaATTCAGGTTTACTTATTGTatgaataaataacccgggagcccCGCTTTTAGAGTCAGCAAAatctagttcggatgctctaccacctCCAATTGCAAAAGAGAACTCAGATTTCTTGCGAGCATCCCCTGGTGAATCACGATTAAAAAAGACACTTCTTCAAAAGTGGTGTAATTGTAcacgtcttcttcttcaaaagATCAGTTTGTATTagaattcaatttaattttccAGGGTCATCGGGGCGCTTTCTAACATGAAGGAGTTCTCAGATGCTTTTAATTGTCCCGCGGGTACGAAGATGAATCCAGAGAAGAAGTGTCACGTCTGGTGAAGTATGCGAAGTGTCATAACAGCCGACATACCCTTCGGTAAACAAGAAATTAACGTAAAACAAGTGGCTGTTGTGGACAATTTAACAAGTATGGAACATTACACATATACAACACAAAATTCTCGCCgatatgtgaaaaaaaaaaaaaatcaaaaacttgctGCTATTTGACAAAGCCCTGAGTGTGACGAAAATTTGTGACTAAAAATTCGTCTTGTGGGATCTTCCCGGACCAACGAAGCACACGAAAACTCTAACTAGACCAACAACTAGACTAATAATATCTACAATTAAGAATTTATTGAGGAAACTTAAGCAAAAAAACACATGCACCTATGTACTTAcggttgttaattattattacgaTTAAAACATTTAACgataaaaaattgcgataaaacattTCGTGAACTATTAAGACAGGAAAAATTACGACGGCCTAAATTTACAAGCTAGCAGTATACGAAATCTTAAAGAAAGTTAACGAATCTAAATTAAAGCCAAATTGCAAGCCCTAATTAAGCGACTAAAGTTAAGTTAATTTTTCGTCACACTGAGTATCCAACTGACGAGTGTAACACAGATGCAAAACCACACTTATACTACGTATTTCGACCGACACAAGAATAACACGGAGTTGGGGCTATGTCACGGCGGCATATGtcattttgtgtagttttactGATTACTCGCCCCTACTCGCTATACAACGTTAACCCTGAGAGTAGGGAGTTTCAGaaataatagagagctttagattctaacACTGATGCTGAACTGAAGCTGATAGGATACAACTGGAAAGAAGTTGAACGAGGAGTTGTCGATGGCCTATGTTCCAcctaagtaactaagtaagttaGATTCTTGGACGacaacgactacgagtacgagattttctcatagaacaacagtgagcgcgcgcaaaccagcgtgaTTTTGGCGGAAAAAAACGCGATGCCGTTGTCATTTAGTTTTtccattttagtacgaggttttgcaaaaatgtagtcgtgtcaaaacaagtcaccaacacggtagcagttttggcaattttcgatcagcaaaatgGCTCTGTTACctgcaataagaataactgagcaacctttACTGCTCACAAAGAGTACGGGTTATAAATCGTCTGAgcattttcgctaaaaacgggcagtcaaatctcgtactcagGGCGGAAAAAGGCCCGCCCTGCTCGTACTCTTTCTCgtccgtcgtctttgcttaaactccctaattccctaattagggaccttaagatcccCGACAGCGActtcaacaaaaacgtcacctcaaaatatcactttgctttatcataattctttcgcggttattctatctcgttcacttcttacaatttgggcgaagaatcgtaaaaataaattgatatgagcagttacaaagtgaaaatagagaatgaaagattctctgtggcacgctcgcgttgtcgtcaaaacctcaaatttggtaatttcacgtcgtccttatgcagagtaccgcaagaatccgtcctaaaatccgtgctgcacgtgcagcacgattatttatgctcttttaaccaatgatatcattgttttgagccgttgttgttgccgtcgccgtcttaaaatcttaagctccctaataaggacggctacggctacgacaCCGCCTCAAAAcaataatatgattggttaaaagaggaaaaagaatcgttctgcacgtgcggcacgcattttataGCTGTACTctgcatagagcggttttcaattgagtgtcgaaagtaattagcgaattactttggttttgcatctacttcactcagtgattggttcaaagttttcgcgccactttttcaaccaatcagaagtgaaaccaaaaccaattgtggctcgcgcgtgcacattttcccgccttttgtgtcggctacgtgtaattacttcgagttttgattggtttactggattgtctccgtcctttttgattggttaaagtagtcactatggttttggttttaccacactcatttgaaaaccgctctaacagcAACGTGCAATTacgaaatttgaggttttaacgacaacgtgagcgtacaaATGCGAATCATGGCTTTCACTCTATATTTTCACTTCGAAACCGCTCGGATAAATTCAATTTTGGGATAATTCGCCCGCGTTGTAAGAACTGAACGGGATGAAATACCCACGAGACACATAGGATTGtacaaagttacattttgaagagACGTTTTCGTCACCGTCGCCGAAGTAGATGAGTAGATCTTTAAGTTTAAACAACAAACCTCCAAGCTTCGTGACTGAAAATTCCTATCGAGTATGTACATAATTaaggggtgcgttcgattgaccgtattccggaatagaaatacatggaatataagttagaaatccttcctttttacggagattcacattaaaattgtcaaacgtcttttaaaatgctattttaaacatatttttattatccttgctgcttcgaaacgcgccaaacataccgttttaaccatcactccacatattcttattccggaatagagtcaatcgaacgcgccctaaggtGCAAACAAAAAGAGATCagtaaactttgaaaaactgttaagcTGAAAAGTTTCCGGAAAAATTCCCCAatttcaatccattttaatctttttcAATTCTGCCCATCCCTACCTCCTTTtctatttgctgttttattcaaacatttgtttttgtttaagcAAGAATGTACTAGACAAGagtgttatggcatgggtggctaacaaatgggtttttttttaaataccgttcccgcgaaaatcgcTTGTCACGTCCGTTAAAAAAACATGGCAAaggcagtcacgcgtgacatggcttcttctgattggttaatcgagggactggttatgacaCCCTTAAAACCATTAAGTGTTGTCGTAATCGATGTTGAATattgaccgtgacagtgcacaaccttttgtttttgcttcgcgcgggttcgcaaattagttgcgtgtaatttaatcgaaagatttgattggttatcttctcgaaaaaaggtgcgttttgtgcaccgtcaaggcaaaaaatacagacaaaaagaTGAAACAAAAATACTTTTCGGAATTTCATAACCATCATTTTgtattaactatgatttaacgAAAACCTTAAACAAGGACCCGGGGCTATAAAAGAAATAGCACCTCCCCTCCGAGAAACGCATCGCTGTTTCCAAAGCTATGGCTGACATATCAGATTTAAGGGCTGGATAAACGTTTTGTACATAAATAAATGGATAACTTCGTTTTCTTCCAATTTAGTTGCAGTTTAATTTGTAGACGAGGTACTTTTTACTTTATCTTcgttttcactttttttaaagCAGAGTTTGCCGTTAGGGTccttgtttaaaagaaaataagcaTGTTTCTTCAGATAAGTTCATTGTCTTAATCTGTGGGCATCGACGCTGGTTTAGATTGAGCAATGCCGTTCTTGTTTATAAGGGTATGAGCATGCGTCGATCAAGCGCTTAGTACTCATCAATCGTGCATCTAGCTCTTACAAATACCAGAAGCCAGGGGTCTTTTATTGTGTTGACCACGATTTGTATAAATATGTGTATCATTTTTACCATTTAAAAATTCGTCATAATATACTGGAATAAACTATAGTCACGTTTGTTAACAAGTTGTTGTCAGCGGTTATCAATAGCTTTGTTCGATTTTCATCGAGCTTCATGTCAACATGAAGCTaaagaaaggaattttattttacATGCGCATAAAGAATGTGGATGCGTTTGATACGCTAACACAAGTATCAGTTGCCTGATTACGCTCCTCGACGGATCAGCTCAGTTAAGATCTTCGACGGTGACGCTAACGAAAATGTTGCACACAAAAATAGAAGTCAGTAAATAAAACATAATATTTTTTACCTTCAATTTGAACGGCTTTATCCCCTCGCTTGTCAGGAGCGTTTCGAATTTTGGTACATCACTTTCCTGCTCTCTTCAAATCTCCACAACGTGAACACAAAACGCCCACgaatgattttcttttttagttttttcatAGTCAATCCTTTGCGTTCCTAGTTGGTTAAGCCAGTTTGTAAAAGTTTAACAAACGGAAACAGCGATTACGTTTTCCTTGACGTctcttgatgaaagaaaaaatttcaCCTGGACTCGCTTTGGAAAAGAGTGACTATACGTGCTTCACAAATGGGTTACTTAGAGTCGAGACTCGAAATTGGTTTTACTTTTTATCACCAAAGTCACGATTGGCCAAAAACAATTATCAAAACCAATCGAGACTGATTCACAAGCGTATTGTAGGTTTAGACGCTAAGAGTTTGATATATATGTATACCTAACATGCATATATAGCACAGATATTTGAACGGCAATTAAAACCATTTTTCGCTGATGACGTAAGCGTGATTACTGAtatgggcccggttgttcgaaggccgattaacttaatccaggattagtgtaaacttttgtttcatgttttcaacattttgatgaaagtttcttttgcttatttttgcttttcaagattgacttcttctaatgtagaactttgccgaatatcagcgttgagcagcatttgggagtagagaaataaactccttggttaatttttaatctgggattagcgttaatcgacttttgaacaaccgggccatgaCGGTTTAAAACGTTCAACCTTCTCTCTTCTCTACCTCCCTTGGTCGTTGGAAGAGACCAACGgccaagggaggcagagaagagagaccctgggaacgaggttgtaaaACGTTCATTTTTGATTCCTTTGTGCagtacttagctcttattatatgactagctccgtgagcgggcaagatgaaccaaatcgcgcgctctgattggctacccgagcgggcaagatggagcgatactgcccgctcgggatttctcgcttggtcccgcaagatcaaagatcattttttggtgttttaagtcatataataaatcctttattgaccaagattgttcggtcaagatgactggatattggcctcgttctttttttgcgtgtttatggacctcgacttcgtctcggtccataaacacgcaaaaaaagaacttggccaatatccagtcatcttgaccgaacaatcttggtcaataacccatacttattaaccgagcaggatgTCTgcatgggagaatcttgaccgaagtcatgagtacagaccgaacgcagtgaggtctgtacacacgaccgaggtcaagattctcccatacagactgactaagctcggttaataagatgtttattacatGGCAAACAAGGACAATTTAATtagtttaatgtaactggtttttACTAACTGatattttgcttgcgaacggcgatgagtggcgatgagctgaagttaattctgtcaaagtttgctcgtcatcctctcttttgtcatcatgctgtttggcacttccataaataaatattggtagaagaaaatactcaatatttttgcattttagtttgcatctttcaccgcaaaacattaccggtctagatgccggtctagatagGAAACTCTAGACCGCGGTCTATATCGATTTTAggcaatcaaattcgtgaattttgtagttcccaggcctcgtgagacagagccatataataatagacGGTAAAGGTAATTATTCTTCTAATACATCCTGGAAGACGATCTCGAGAGACTTTACAGAACAGACGCCGCGGGAAATCGGCACCGCCGCTCAAACCTAACGTAGGATCGATTGCGAGCTCCATTTCGCGAATGGAGTCCGCGCGAATACCCATCTACCTGTTAGTATATTAagattgtgaggagaatttacatgctgataACTCCTGAGAGTCAGAGTTAACTCACCATGTTAGAAACGAACAAAGGACTTGCTACAAATATCAAACATTGACTATCAAGACATGAAGGCTTCTTCTACCGGAAAACAGGAGAAGCAATACTCCTTTTAATATATCTGTTATTTTGCCAATGCGTCCGTCCACTCAATCTTGACTCCCTTTTTAATCAGTGACGTTTTTGTTTTAATCCATTCATGCTCAATCTCATTACTTAAATGCTCAATCTCATTACTTAAATTATTTTCTGGGGGCTTTGTCAGATAAGCTCAATCGAATTCAAACGTTTTAACCATTTTGCACCCAGTCTCTTTTGCAAATAGACAATGGCAAATGAATCATTCATTTTGTAAATTAATCAGCCGTCTTAGTCACTCTGAGATGCGTCTGGCAACATGAATCGTCAATTCTGTTTAATGTTAGCCTTGCTCATTAATTTCACAAGATAACAGATTAAAAAATTTGAGCATGTTGAAGAGAAGAACATACTGACACAAGAGAAGTATTTGCTGATCAAGTTTGTGTCCATGGATTTTCACCTTTGGATGGTGACACTCCCCTGACGGactaagagagagagagagctttTGGACACCACTCTCCCTGAGCGACTTAATGACTAAAGGGGGTGGCCTAAATTCAGCCAGAGCTCATCCTGGGACTATTCCCTGGAGGGAGCAAAAGTATATCTATAACTGAATTAAATGGCCAGTATTTAGCAGAGTAATCGCTTCTTGTCCTCACAAAAGAATGAACCTAAAAAAGATATGTATTAGTAAAAGGGGCCTCATTTGCTGAATTACCAGTTGACAACCTGATGTTTCTGACAAAGTACAAGGctacaatttattgactctgaAGAAAATCAATCACAAGAGGAAACACAACCTTCCTTGTCGCTGTGATATTCTCTTGATCATAGAGAAAGCAGTCTTGATGGAACACATTAAACTCTTTCAATTGAAGTTCCTCCGAAGCCTTTAAATATTTTGTAATCTTTCGCTTTAATTCTTCACATGGACCACAGACTGCAATCTGTCTTTGGGGAGGCTCATTATAGCCTTCTGGAAAATGCACAAACATTATCACCAACACATCTAGAGATGAAGCCATCTGGCAGTACTCTAATATGTGCTGTTGTACATGGTTTCTTGAGAAGAACTTGCCCATTGACAACCCACTTACAGCACTTATACCAACAGCAGGTATTTCCCTGTCATTCTTAGGTAAGGCTTTGTAGTCTTTCCGCAGTAGGTCTTGTGTTGAGAGACCAGACACGTCAAATTTTGCTGTTTGAGACAAAATCATCAACCCTCAATTAGATTTGGAAACAACTCTTCCACTTTGGCTTTGCTAGTCCACTGTGAAAAGTCAACCTTACACTTCTTCATAGTCTTCTTCCTCTTTTCCTCTTAAGGatttaatatttcttttaaTATTCCCAGGCCCTGCAACAACTGCATAACCACCCCGCTCAGATCACTTGCCAACTCATCTCTATGGATTTAAAAGGACTCCTTCACACCAATCCATGCATGCAAGACATGCCTATCCCAAAAGCTACAAACCTACAAATTGCTGCTAGTTTGACTCTCTACATACTGTAGGAAGAGATGAGGTCCATTGCTCCAATGCAAGAGTTAGTCCTAAAATTTGAGGGGTAtactgaataataataaaaaaataaagaaaaaggacgTTGTGAACCGTATCACTAGTGGCAGCGTTTAATCACCACGAGCCAAGGAATTTAAACAACAAGTCTTATTTGAAGTTAAGGTGATTCcatggttttgcattgcgcaaccctactgcaCATAATTTCCTGCATCATTAGCACACGCATTAGCTCGcacacattgataaaatggcgaaTTTTCAAtgacgccaagcttaatcggtcaaggaatggctattttctcctgaaccaGCACCGTgaccccacccccaccccccccccccccccccccctttaaaTGGTGTTATGTAGTCGTAATAGggacacggaaaacatatttgaaGGAGACAagagttggatagtagaagctgtagtatttatatataaatgacgtgaaactacATTTGGAGAAAGGCTCTGAGTGTGAGGTGACGACGTAGCCTGGACAAACAagcaggctcaagttttcagtaatattcagtagctttcaCTACCTAACAACAATTGTTCCTGTTGATCAAGTTTCGACAGCACTTCTCGCTTCATTCGGGGCATGCAGCGCTAAAACAAGCTCAGTAACCCCATttgtttattgcatttttttaatgtcctgtCCATGAATATCATTTGTGCcatgtttgacaaaaatctggatagtgacATTTTCAAAGGAACCACCTTAAGACTCTGATGGTTTGCATTCATGCTTTTTTTTGGAGGAGGGTTGGGGCTCAGTTCCAAAAAATAGCAGAAAAGCGAGTATACGTCTCTCAAAACACCCGGTAACAAACACACTCTGGAAACAAACCTTGGCTTAGAGCAATGTACAGTTCATCAAGGGCCAGAGGGTACCTATCCTGTAACCTCTTGACAATGACTTTGTCTTTGTCTGTGCTCCGTCCTGCTCTAGGATCCAGGTTTATGGTGTCTAGAAGTATTGTGCCCAGTAAGAGGTTAGACATTTGACTGTCCAATATGTCTAAAGGCAACAGCTTTTCCGCAACAAGCGTAGAGCACGATCCTACCAGTTCGATAGTTTTGGTCACTTTCATATGAGTAGGCCATAGATCTTTGTGATGGTCTTGAAAAGGAATGAGCAAactattattaaaaagaaaatgcaaacaaaTAGGTGAAAGGGGATAACTGACCCTTGCAAACAACAAAGTGATGCCAATCAGAGACCAGTGATCTCTAGTATATATTTTCACTATGCAGTTGTCAAGGAACAACAGTAGGCTGTTAATAAGCAATTCATtgctggccccaagggaaacagtgagtctTGTTCCCTGACACAAAGTATCGAGGGTctaagggaaacaaaactcactgtttcccatGGGGCCGGTCATAGTGTTTTCTTACACCTCCAAACTCAATAATTGAGCAAATCACATCTTAAGACCATCTTAAGACTTGATTGCAAAATATTACAAACTGCaaataaaaaatcaaaactttCAGGGAAAAATCATAAATACACCATTTTAATAAATTGCTCTTACTTGTAGTTTCTTATTCTAAAGTGTTAAGCTGCCATGACAGCAGGAAAAAAGTTTCCTTGACACAAGCTGGCACATAAAATTGGTGCAGTTTCGATGTGCACAACCTGATCACATGCAAGTTAAAAGTTAAAGTTGTTGTTTCTCTAGGTTTACAACGTTTATTGCATGTGGAGGTCAGGTGCCTTGGAATGCCAGAGGCTGGTCCTACAACCTCAGCCAGTCCCCACTGGACCACCTGGGGGGACCAGCAGAGTAGGCAACCCAGCCTTGAGCCCCCACACCAAGCTGAAGGGATCTCCGAGTTGGAACCCAACTCATAGCATAAGGGCTCGTGGCCTAAAGGCTACAGCCCAAACACCCAATCATGAGGCATCAAACTTAAGGGGACCTGGGTGTGGTTGTACCTTTTACCATAATAACTGACTGGTAACCTGCACCACTGTAATGACTGGTATCCTGATTGTCAATTGCTATGTATTGCAAGACCAGTAACTCAAATTTTTATGAGATGATCTGGAATCCTCTTGAATGTCATCAACAGACAGGTGAATCACTGGGTTAAAGAAAGAGTTGACTATGAAATCTCTCACCCACAGAAAGCCAAAAAATCCTAGGCAACAGGCTGCCCACAACATTATATGGTCCGGTTTGATGATGTTAAAGACTTGGTGGAGAACCCTCATCAATTCCAGCAGGGAGGTGGGCCTGACCGGAAGGGCCCTGCTCTTGCTTAATACCACGAGGCAGAAGTTGTAATTGaaggcaataataattattgaccaATGGATTGGGCTGGCCATTGCCAATATGAAGGGAGCAGACCACAGCATCATTCAGGTTGTCTGCCAACATTGTACAGAACCACGTCAAAGTCGGCTCATTCCCTGAAGGtggcctaaccctaaccctaacctcttGGTAGAATGCCACAAACCGATGTTGGGCAGAGAGAAGACAGAGCCAGAGACAGAGCTTTAACAGAGCTAGACCCTGAGAACTTGCAGCATTCCATTAGACCACCTGAACGCAGGCCAGGAGGGCTTCTTGATCTTCCTCAGGAGGCAGTTGTTGGAAATGCTGGCACTGAAAATGAGAAAGGGCATCAGCTCTGTAGTTTTCTTTACCACAAATGGAGGAGGTGAATGAAAAGGAGTAACACACAGCACACAGTGACAGGATAGCGTAATAAACCCATTAGGTTAACGTTCTTTGCCATGCTGGATTTAAGGACTGCCACAACTGCCTCATTGTCACACAAAAACTCAACATGATTGGACACCCACAAGGGACCCCAGAGATGGGATACCAAGAACAAATGAAACAGTTCCTTGCAGGCAATGGATAGTGGGCCCCGCAACAGTGACCAGGAACCTACAAACCAATGGCCCTTAAATACAGCACCACAACCCAACCACCTTGCAGCATCTGATGAGACCTGGAAGTCCTGAAGGTGAGCCCACTTGGAAGTGAGGAGAAACTCCGGCCAGCCAATGTGCAGAAGAGTTCCTGCCACAAAGTCAAATCCAAATGGAACTCCCCATTGAGTCTAATAGGATGGTATTTGCACTGAAACTTACACAGCAGGTTTATCATCAAATGAGAAAATGCCCAACCATGGGGAGCAATCCTTTATGTGTGGTGAATGTGGCCCATTAATGCCTACAGCTGTTTGCTTTTCCTAGGGAAGGTGAGCCTGGAGTTTTATAATGTCAAGTTCAATGCCAAGTATTGTGAGGCAAGTAGAAGGTCCCTCTGGCTTATTGGAGTGCAGATGGGGTCCCAGGTCTTCTGGGTGGACTGCCAGATTGCGATAAGCCAATGACACTTTGAATTTGGCCATCAGCATGCTCCTAGCTCTGATCACGATGCCACTGATGAAATCATTGACTGTGGCATACTGTATGGAATAAGGAAGTTTTAAAACGAATCAACTAAAACATTAAGATTTTTCTGTCCTTGTCCTGATGTGGGATGACATGAGGCAGAAAAGCAATCCTGAAATGGAACCAAACATGGGGCAAGCTTATAACACCACGTAGCTGAAGGGGATCACAACTGCTGCTCTCTCCCCACAGGACAAGGGGAGCGAGAGCACTGCCTGTAATGCGACTTAAATGGGCACTTGACCTTCAGGTGCTATCCATTTCACTGTTCGCACATGTGGAGAAAAGGACAGTGGTACCAACACTTGCCGTCACTCCAGGACTAACAGTATTGGGTGCCCTGCTTTTGGTCATGATCGGCTGATGTGCTGGAAGCAATCGAGAACTTAAGTAGCTGACCGGTAGATGGGGCAGGAGGGGGCCGCAAGTGAAAGTTGTGCAGGTCAAGGTTCATATTCAACCAGTCAGTGATATTTTTAAGATAATGTCATAATCAAGTCATGCTTGGCCCGGATATTGCCTGGCCATCTGAATAATTAGTAGCTTGTACCTCATAAGATGGAGCCATCGGTATGGGTGCAACAACCACCTGAAAGAATGTGAAGATATCTGTGATTTCATCCTCCCAATACTTTGATGCCAAAACCATCAATTTTCAATTCAAAAAAGTCTCAGGTTCATTCTCCACTGTGCAAAGATTTATGGAGAGGAGTGGTCGGCCAAATCAACAAAATGGCCACCCATGATTTTCCTTAACAATTTGTAGGGGATGGGGGCACGCCCCAGACTGACGGCAGATGCCTTATCTACAACTGAAGGGAGTGCAGATAAGGAGGAAGTAGCTAGAGCAATAGCTGGCCCACCAGAGGAAGGCATGGGGACTGGGACTGTAAAGCAAATCACCCAAAAGGAATGCTGTGCCGTGTGTGGCATTCAGGTACTGACAGCTAACAATAAGCATTGGCTTAATGGCTACTTCACTCAGAAAAGTTGGCAACCTTTTTCCCTAATTTATAGTAAgaaggggtgcagggatggcgcagtggcgagagtacttgcctcccaccaatgttggtccgggttcgattccttgacttggtgtcatatgtgggttgagtttg containing:
- the LOC138040924 gene encoding exopolyphosphatase PRUNE1-like — encoded protein: MEDFLQRTKYCSSSLEEFQEVYVVLGNEACDLDSMVSSLIYALSFSKTLSNFPGKPAAVIPVFNIPRQDFCLRTEAVFLFARFHIEPRLFTFIDDIDLQMLLDTKRLKLVLVDHNVLAQAQKHMDVAVIEILDHHKDLWPTHMKVTKTIELVGSCSTLVAEKLLPLDILDSQMSNLLLGTILLDTINLDPRAGRSTDKDKVIVKRLQDRYPLALDELYIALSQAKFDVSGLSTQDLLRKDYKALPKNDREIPAVGISAVSGLSMGKFFSRNHVQQHILEYCQMASSLDVLVIMFVHFPEGYNEPPQRQIAVCGPCEELKRKITKYLKASEELQLKEFNVFHQDCFLYDQENITATRKVVFPLVIDFLQSQ